From the genome of Leptolyngbya iicbica LK, one region includes:
- a CDS encoding glycoside hydrolase family 10 protein, with amino-acid sequence MASSPQILAQTNPLPGDIDGYWAAGCINELARRGAIVLNDLQPAPPDGPSLDLARFYPNAPATWEVVTTMLNRSFPTEAAYGGASTLETALGLASPVNMLYTFPAEYADPGRAITRGEAVTAIAAKAQLPYVARANELLRESLEDGDRVPPYAVEGTAAVLAANALVSSENPRRANSFAPITRGEVAALVCAASPDLQLRVTIAPARHAVPATLAAQAEPTEELRGVWLTNIDSEVLFSRDELAAGIQRLKAMNINTLYPVVWNMGYTQYPSAVAERYLGRSRRLWPGENPPFEAAQGDRDMLQELIELAHAADMAVIPWFEFGFMAPGDYPLHETRPEWFTQRRDGTKDIPMGNEVFTWMNPFHPQTRGLLLGMIDEILANYDVEGVQVDDHLGLPVDMGYDPYTVGLYRQEHGGSAPPDDENDAEWMRWRADKISQFMAEVRQVIDLRQPGGILSVSPNPYPFSYMKYLQDWPTWEANGMLDEIIVQIYRNDLERFVWELNKPATAEARKSTATSIGLLSGLKNRPTDMDLLTEQLEAVRDRGYAGVSYFFYQSLWSWSNEPLAEREQQFQTSFSQTAARP; translated from the coding sequence ATGGCCTCTAGCCCCCAGATTTTGGCGCAGACAAATCCCTTACCAGGCGACATCGACGGCTACTGGGCCGCTGGCTGCATTAACGAGTTGGCCCGGCGGGGAGCGATCGTGCTCAATGATTTGCAGCCTGCCCCACCTGACGGCCCCTCGTTAGATCTGGCGCGGTTTTATCCCAACGCCCCCGCCACTTGGGAGGTGGTGACCACTATGCTGAACCGGAGTTTTCCCACCGAGGCGGCCTATGGTGGGGCTTCGACCCTGGAGACGGCTTTGGGGCTGGCGTCTCCGGTGAATATGCTGTACACCTTTCCGGCGGAATATGCCGATCCGGGGCGGGCGATTACCCGGGGGGAAGCAGTGACCGCGATCGCCGCCAAAGCCCAGCTACCCTACGTTGCTCGAGCTAATGAATTGCTCAGAGAGAGTTTGGAAGATGGCGATCGCGTGCCGCCCTACGCCGTAGAGGGAACTGCTGCGGTGCTCGCCGCGAATGCGCTCGTCAGTTCCGAAAATCCCCGACGGGCCAATAGTTTTGCCCCCATTACCCGGGGTGAGGTCGCGGCGTTAGTCTGTGCCGCCAGTCCCGATTTGCAGTTGCGCGTCACCATCGCTCCGGCCCGTCACGCCGTGCCCGCCACCCTCGCCGCCCAAGCCGAACCCACAGAGGAATTGCGCGGCGTATGGCTGACCAATATCGACAGCGAAGTCCTGTTTTCCCGCGACGAGCTCGCGGCAGGGATTCAGCGGCTCAAGGCGATGAACATCAACACCCTGTATCCCGTCGTGTGGAACATGGGCTACACCCAATACCCCAGTGCGGTGGCGGAGCGCTATTTGGGGCGATCGCGCCGTCTCTGGCCGGGCGAAAATCCCCCGTTTGAAGCGGCCCAGGGCGATCGCGACATGCTGCAAGAGCTGATCGAGCTGGCCCACGCCGCAGACATGGCGGTGATTCCCTGGTTTGAATTTGGCTTCATGGCCCCCGGTGACTATCCGCTGCACGAGACCCGCCCCGAGTGGTTTACTCAGCGGCGTGACGGCACCAAAGACATCCCCATGGGCAACGAAGTCTTCACCTGGATGAATCCCTTCCATCCCCAAACGCGCGGGCTCTTGTTGGGGATGATTGACGAAATCTTAGCCAATTACGATGTCGAGGGGGTGCAAGTTGATGACCACCTTGGCTTGCCCGTCGATATGGGCTACGACCCTTACACCGTCGGGCTTTATCGCCAAGAGCACGGCGGCAGCGCCCCCCCCGATGACGAAAACGATGCGGAGTGGATGCGCTGGCGGGCTGACAAAATCAGCCAGTTCATGGCTGAAGTGCGGCAGGTGATCGATCTCCGTCAACCCGGCGGGATCTTGTCGGTGTCGCCCAATCCCTATCCTTTTTCCTACATGAAGTATTTGCAGGATTGGCCCACCTGGGAGGCCAACGGCATGCTCGACGAAATCATTGTGCAAATCTACCGCAATGACCTGGAGCGCTTTGTCTGGGAACTGAACAAACCCGCCACCGCTGAGGCCCGCAAATCCACAGCGACCAGCATTGGCCTGCTCAGCGGTCTCAAAAATCGCCCCACCGATATGGACTTGCTGACGGAGCAGTTGGAGGCCGTTCGCGATCGCGGCTATGCCGGGGTTTCCTACTTCTTTTATCAAAGCTTGTGGTCGTGGAGCAACGAGCCCCTGGCCGAGCGAGAGCAGCAGTTTCAGACCTCGTTTTCCCAAACCGCAGCGCGCCCTTAG
- a CDS encoding translation initiation factor, which produces MGKRKSSQAGGKGGDRTVYSEFATARTAATERAVPDLPPNQQKLKVEVSRKGRGGKTVTVISGFQHRPDTLKTLAKKLKAQCGTGGTAKDNVIEIQGDQADTVLAALQTAGYTAKRSGG; this is translated from the coding sequence ATGGGTAAACGCAAATCATCACAGGCAGGGGGCAAAGGGGGCGATCGCACCGTTTACTCTGAGTTCGCCACCGCTCGCACCGCCGCTACCGAACGGGCCGTGCCCGATTTGCCCCCCAACCAGCAAAAACTCAAGGTCGAAGTGAGTCGCAAAGGGCGCGGCGGCAAAACCGTCACCGTGATCAGCGGCTTTCAACACCGCCCCGACACGCTGAAGACGCTGGCGAAAAAACTGAAGGCCCAATGCGGCACTGGCGGCACCGCTAAAGATAATGTCATCGAAATTCAGGGCGACCAGGCCGATACCGTCTTAGCGGCGCTGCAAACGGCAGGCTACACCGCCAAACGCAGCGGCGGCTGA
- a CDS encoding PfkB family carbohydrate kinase: MAKIGVFVGLITLDCIYQTRSALQPNEKQVAEAVLLAAGGPATNAAIAFSALGGQAKLVGGLGQHPLATVIRDDLAQHGVELVDLMPTVTAPPPFSSILVNVATGDRAVISRNAVDRPQPQTGPAEAILADADCLLIDGHQMKISEQFAQGAQQQQIPVVVDGGSWKAGFEQVLPFATAVIASANFAPPGYGTEAAAIAYLRSLHIPHVAVTRGERPILYATEATSGKLAVPTIQPVDTLGAGDIFHGAFCAQYAECADFLPALSEAAAVAAIACQSFGTRQWITHLDERSPPP, translated from the coding sequence ATGGCTAAGATTGGCGTCTTTGTCGGGCTGATCACCCTCGACTGCATTTACCAAACGCGCTCGGCCTTGCAGCCTAACGAGAAGCAAGTGGCGGAGGCGGTGCTGCTGGCAGCGGGTGGCCCGGCCACGAATGCGGCGATCGCCTTTAGCGCCCTGGGGGGACAGGCGAAGTTGGTTGGCGGGTTGGGGCAGCATCCCCTCGCCACGGTCATCCGCGATGATCTGGCCCAGCACGGGGTGGAACTGGTGGACTTGATGCCCACGGTCACTGCACCGCCACCGTTTTCGTCCATTTTGGTGAATGTCGCGACGGGCGATCGCGCCGTCATTTCTCGCAATGCGGTCGATCGCCCTCAACCTCAGACCGGGCCTGCTGAGGCAATCTTGGCCGATGCTGACTGTCTGCTGATTGATGGGCATCAGATGAAAATTAGCGAGCAGTTCGCCCAAGGGGCTCAGCAGCAGCAAATTCCCGTAGTGGTGGATGGGGGCAGCTGGAAGGCGGGCTTCGAGCAGGTTTTGCCTTTCGCCACGGCGGTGATTGCATCGGCCAACTTTGCCCCACCGGGATATGGGACGGAAGCGGCGGCGATCGCCTATTTGCGATCGCTCCACATTCCCCACGTAGCGGTGACTCGCGGCGAACGACCGATTCTCTACGCGACCGAAGCAACGTCAGGGAAATTGGCAGTACCGACCATTCAGCCTGTCGATACGCTAGGCGCGGGCGATATTTTTCACGGGGCGTTCTGCGCTCAGTATGCGGAATGCGCCGACTTTCTCCCGGCATTGTCGGAAGCAGCGGCAGTGGCCGCGATCGCTTGCCAGTCGTTCGGTACTCGACAGTGGATCACTCACCTGGACGAGCGGTCTCCGCCGCCTTGA
- a CDS encoding mechanosensitive ion channel family protein yields the protein MASANTDGLQHCTMAMMSQLQKNPMLSQPLKRVLRLVAIAAITCGLILLTAAASSAQFSLPDNLGSADGFNPPPSVTRLGSIEVASVYSPVTGDVLFEVAAPTVYDRSAPANIPANAAERRAEEVNARIQRAVLRRRDPPMDLESLTVGLAKLNDVDVIVTRDDNYTQPLVLVTVTETDADYHGVPIQELGEEWSDILSAELRNGIQQLSPGQFRQDALKAAAVLFGLIVLTGIFVALKMWVRRYQRQLHNRKKALSKPPSVDVQADPQQRPIEPPSPAEQAGQNRAHFLENLDEVWNLDRRLNFFGLLQWLLFWLVVLIWYLGIYQLFRQFPYLERFSAGIVGKPIQLLGVWFVTGLVIRVMRRLIDRFTTEREGFDFGDLLTFGDLQRRQLRISTIAGAAKGLITIIFVSIGLLLALSILGVPTGSVVAIGGIFGLAISFGSQSLVKDLVNGFLILAEDQFAIGDVVDLGSDLDDASGLVENLNLRVTQLRSSDGELVTIPNSAISQVKNLTRSWSRVNFSIDVAYQTDPAKALRVLKELSQAFYNEPQWQDKMLAPPDVLGIDDVSHRGMTITIWIQTVPSQQWAVGREYRLRVRQALSEQGIDIGTPRQTYTLDPGPTNHGQHAPGDSKVIVSS from the coding sequence GTGGCGTCCGCTAATACCGATGGTTTGCAACACTGCACGATGGCAATGATGAGCCAACTTCAAAAAAATCCGATGTTGAGCCAACCCCTGAAACGGGTTCTGAGACTGGTGGCGATCGCGGCCATCACCTGCGGCCTCATTTTGCTGACCGCAGCGGCGAGCTCGGCTCAGTTCTCCCTGCCCGACAATTTGGGCAGCGCCGATGGTTTCAATCCGCCCCCCAGTGTGACGCGACTGGGCAGCATTGAGGTGGCCTCGGTCTACTCTCCGGTTACCGGAGATGTTTTGTTTGAAGTCGCTGCCCCCACGGTTTACGATCGCAGCGCTCCCGCCAATATTCCGGCTAATGCGGCTGAGCGCCGGGCCGAGGAAGTCAATGCCCGCATTCAGCGTGCCGTTTTGCGTCGTCGCGATCCGCCCATGGATTTGGAGTCTCTGACGGTAGGCCTGGCTAAACTCAACGATGTCGATGTCATCGTCACGCGGGATGACAACTACACCCAACCCCTCGTCTTAGTCACCGTGACCGAAACCGATGCCGACTATCATGGCGTCCCGATTCAGGAACTCGGAGAAGAGTGGAGCGACATTCTCTCAGCAGAACTGCGCAATGGCATTCAACAACTGTCGCCGGGGCAATTTCGCCAAGACGCTTTGAAAGCCGCCGCCGTTTTATTTGGACTGATTGTGCTCACAGGCATCTTTGTAGCGCTGAAAATGTGGGTCCGACGCTACCAGCGGCAACTGCATAATCGCAAAAAGGCCCTGAGCAAACCGCCATCCGTGGACGTTCAGGCAGATCCACAGCAAAGGCCGATAGAGCCACCGTCACCCGCTGAACAAGCCGGGCAAAATCGGGCTCATTTTTTAGAAAATTTAGATGAGGTTTGGAACCTCGATCGCCGCCTCAATTTCTTTGGCTTACTGCAATGGCTGCTCTTTTGGTTGGTGGTGTTGATTTGGTACCTCGGCATTTACCAGCTGTTTCGGCAATTCCCCTATCTAGAGCGATTCAGTGCTGGCATTGTTGGTAAGCCCATTCAACTGCTCGGGGTTTGGTTCGTCACCGGGTTAGTCATTCGCGTCATGCGTCGGCTCATCGATCGCTTCACCACTGAGCGCGAAGGGTTTGACTTTGGCGACTTGCTGACCTTTGGCGACTTGCAGCGGCGGCAGTTGCGCATTTCGACGATCGCAGGCGCGGCCAAGGGGCTGATTACCATCATTTTTGTGAGTATTGGCCTCTTGTTAGCACTCAGCATATTAGGAGTGCCCACCGGGTCAGTCGTTGCCATTGGCGGCATTTTTGGTCTAGCGATTTCCTTCGGTTCCCAAAGCCTGGTCAAAGATTTGGTCAATGGATTTTTAATCTTGGCGGAAGATCAGTTTGCGATCGGCGATGTGGTTGATCTGGGCAGTGATTTAGACGATGCTTCCGGTTTGGTCGAGAATTTGAACTTGCGAGTGACCCAGTTGCGCAGTAGCGACGGTGAGCTAGTGACCATTCCCAATAGCGCCATCAGCCAGGTCAAAAACCTGACGCGCAGTTGGTCACGAGTTAATTTCAGTATTGATGTGGCCTATCAGACTGATCCGGCCAAGGCGCTACGAGTCCTCAAGGAGCTGTCGCAAGCCTTTTACAACGAGCCGCAATGGCAAGACAAGATGCTGGCCCCCCCGGATGTGCTCGGCATTGATGATGTGTCGCATCGAGGCATGACGATCACGATCTGGATTCAAACAGTGCCGTCGCAACAGTGGGCCGTGGGTCGTGAATATCGACTGCGAGTGCGGCAAGCCTTGTCAGAACAGGGCATCGATATTGGGACTCCACGCCAAACTTATACGCTAGACCCTGGCCCAACGAATCATGGGCAACATGCCCCAGGAGACTCAAAAGTGATCGTCTCTAGCTAA
- the rsmI gene encoding 16S rRNA (cytidine(1402)-2'-O)-methyltransferase has protein sequence MTDLNGNGTLYIVGTPIGNLADMTFRAIDTLKHVTLIAAEDTRHTGKLLHHFQIGTPQTSYHAHNWRKRLPELLAHLQHGQDIALVSDAGMPGISDPGFELVEACAEAAIPVVAIPGATAAITALCISGLPPQPFAFEGFLPTKGRDRRDHIAQLAQEPRTLVLYEAPHRLLTTLKDLQGPFEDTRRLAVTRELTKQFEEVWRGTLAEAIAHFTTTAPKGEFTLVIAGKPPSETPPFTIEELTAQLTELLAQGLSRSQASRQLAQTTSYSKREIYQLAIALPDPPLVEDAVNQSGDDQAGESHLGDGAG, from the coding sequence GTGACGGATCTCAATGGCAATGGCACGCTCTATATCGTCGGCACTCCGATTGGCAACCTGGCGGATATGACGTTTCGGGCGATCGACACCCTGAAGCACGTCACGCTGATCGCCGCTGAAGATACGCGCCATACGGGCAAACTGCTGCATCACTTTCAGATCGGGACGCCCCAAACTAGCTACCACGCCCACAACTGGCGCAAGCGATTGCCGGAGTTGCTGGCGCACTTGCAGCACGGTCAGGATATTGCCCTCGTCAGCGATGCGGGGATGCCGGGCATTTCCGATCCCGGCTTTGAATTAGTGGAAGCCTGCGCTGAGGCCGCGATCCCCGTGGTGGCGATTCCCGGTGCGACGGCGGCAATTACCGCGCTGTGCATTTCGGGACTGCCGCCCCAACCTTTTGCCTTTGAGGGCTTTTTGCCGACCAAGGGGCGCGATCGCCGCGACCACATTGCCCAACTGGCGCAGGAACCCCGTACCCTGGTGCTGTACGAAGCCCCCCATCGCCTGCTGACCACCCTCAAAGATCTGCAAGGCCCCTTTGAAGACACGCGCCGTCTGGCCGTCACTCGCGAACTCACCAAACAATTCGAAGAGGTGTGGCGCGGCACCCTGGCTGAGGCGATCGCCCATTTCACCACCACCGCACCCAAAGGCGAATTCACGCTGGTTATTGCGGGCAAGCCACCGTCCGAGACGCCGCCCTTCACGATTGAGGAATTGACGGCCCAGCTGACAGAGTTGTTGGCGCAGGGGCTCTCGCGATCGCAGGCCAGCCGTCAGCTCGCCCAGACCACCAGTTACAGCAAACGTGAAATCTACCAACTGGCGATCGCGCTGCCTGATCCACCGCTGGTAGAGGATGCCGTCAACCAGTCAGGTGACGATCAGGCGGGGGAATCGCATCTGGGCGACGGAGCGGGATAA
- a CDS encoding CHASE2 domain-containing protein gives MTHSSPPPVTLWQRLSQASWQRRVVPGLTVIVLMVVLRLLGVFQELEWAALDSFLRWRPAEPTDDRLLIVGITEADIQQVGTYPIPDGVLAALITELQRHDPQVIGLDLFRDLPIQPGSDQLNQLMAESPELFGIEKVLSSAIAPPPALPEARVGFNDFALDDDGFVRRAFLGVFPPPAHPEGPERFRFSFPFVLAEAYLAQDNLYLENGRRHRDNMRFGTAEFWRFRPNDGGYAGADASGVQMLINVRSGPTPFTMVSLSAVLAGEVPPDLISDRVVLIGVTSLGQKDLVNSAAVNTLNPGLVYGVEMHAHITSQILSTVLDDRPQINVWPNPWEYLWIIAWGAIGMLLVGLIARPAWYLLGVGLIGLGLFVSSYVVLWLGGWWLPVMPTLIAFTLNGLVLPGFYLYDQTLRSRIAARQRVIEETYDAIHNGPLQSLALLLKQKEELSPTVQAQLADLNQELRTVYNRLQQESLPAEEQLPLGGGKVIDLRDELHEVLYEVYIATLKRDFPGFATLKFQVVKFEPMQEASLSADDRRALCRLLEEMLCNVGKHAIEAKRLTIACYATETDNIIRVADNGKGQPLPDTAPTPTTGGRGTQQAQALAQRLGGTYEREFTPTGTHCELRWPTQRPRPRWWPRSRS, from the coding sequence GTGACCCATTCCTCACCTCCTCCAGTAACCCTGTGGCAGCGGCTGTCTCAAGCTAGCTGGCAGCGGCGTGTGGTGCCAGGACTGACGGTCATTGTCTTGATGGTGGTGCTGCGGCTGCTGGGCGTTTTTCAAGAGTTAGAGTGGGCCGCGCTGGATAGCTTTTTGCGATGGCGACCCGCCGAGCCCACCGACGATCGCCTGCTGATCGTGGGCATCACGGAAGCAGACATTCAGCAGGTGGGCACTTATCCCATTCCTGACGGGGTGCTGGCGGCCTTAATTACCGAACTCCAGCGTCACGATCCGCAGGTGATCGGGCTCGATCTGTTTCGCGACTTGCCTATCCAGCCCGGTTCTGACCAGTTGAATCAGCTGATGGCAGAGTCCCCCGAGCTCTTTGGCATCGAAAAGGTGTTGTCATCGGCGATCGCGCCCCCGCCCGCTTTGCCAGAAGCTCGCGTCGGCTTCAACGACTTTGCGCTGGATGACGACGGCTTTGTGCGTCGCGCTTTTCTGGGGGTATTTCCGCCACCGGCTCACCCGGAAGGACCTGAGCGCTTTCGCTTTTCCTTTCCCTTTGTGTTGGCCGAGGCCTATCTGGCTCAAGACAACCTGTATTTAGAAAACGGTCGCCGTCACCGTGACAATATGCGATTTGGGACCGCTGAATTCTGGCGGTTTCGGCCCAACGATGGGGGCTATGCGGGCGCTGACGCCTCGGGGGTGCAGATGTTGATCAACGTGCGCAGCGGCCCGACCCCCTTCACGATGGTCTCTCTCTCGGCCGTGCTGGCGGGAGAAGTGCCCCCTGATCTGATTAGCGATCGCGTCGTGCTGATCGGCGTCACCTCCCTCGGTCAAAAAGACTTGGTCAATTCGGCGGCGGTCAACACGCTCAATCCGGGCTTGGTCTACGGCGTCGAAATGCATGCCCACATCACCAGCCAAATTCTCAGTACCGTGCTGGACGATCGCCCCCAAATTAACGTCTGGCCCAACCCGTGGGAATATCTGTGGATCATTGCCTGGGGCGCGATCGGCATGTTGCTAGTGGGGTTGATTGCGCGTCCCGCCTGGTACTTGCTAGGTGTTGGCCTGATTGGCCTGGGACTGTTTGTCAGCAGCTACGTGGTGTTGTGGCTGGGGGGCTGGTGGCTGCCCGTCATGCCCACCCTGATTGCTTTTACGTTGAATGGTTTGGTGCTGCCGGGATTTTATCTCTACGACCAAACCCTGCGATCGCGGATCGCGGCCCGCCAGCGGGTGATCGAAGAAACCTACGACGCCATCCACAACGGCCCACTGCAATCCCTCGCGCTGCTGCTCAAGCAAAAAGAGGAACTCTCGCCTACGGTGCAGGCCCAACTCGCTGACTTAAACCAAGAACTCCGCACCGTTTACAACCGACTCCAGCAGGAGTCGCTGCCCGCCGAAGAGCAGTTGCCCCTGGGCGGTGGTAAAGTCATCGACCTCCGCGACGAATTGCATGAAGTGCTCTACGAGGTCTACATCGCCACGCTGAAACGCGACTTTCCTGGCTTTGCCACCCTCAAGTTTCAAGTGGTGAAATTTGAGCCGATGCAAGAAGCGAGCTTATCCGCCGACGATCGCCGAGCACTCTGCCGCTTGCTCGAAGAAATGCTGTGTAATGTGGGCAAACACGCGATCGAGGCCAAGCGCCTGACCATCGCCTGTTACGCCACCGAGACCGATAACATCATTCGCGTCGCCGACAATGGTAAAGGGCAACCCCTGCCCGACACCGCCCCCACGCCAACCACGGGCGGACGCGGTACCCAACAGGCCCAAGCCCTGGCCCAACGGCTCGGCGGCACCTACGAGCGCGAGTTTACGCCCACTGGCACCCACTGCGAACTGCGCTGGCCTACTCAGCGGCCTCGTCCTCGCTGGTGGCCGCGATCGCGGTCTTAG
- a CDS encoding DUF4336 domain-containing protein, with translation MAGQDSISQRHSNQQKRDRAWPFWPVVPLYPYGQRPTLMQEVVPGTIWTFDQYQGIFYVVVPIRMTVVRLQTGGLLVYAPVAPTRECVAMVRSLEARYGTVRYIIQSTTTGIEHKVFVGPFARRFPQAQIYVAPNQWSFPLNLPLSWLGLPAQRTQILRDDQPLPFADEFDWATLGPIKLGLGPFVEVALFHRATRTLLLTDSLVSVPAEPPAVLHLDPFPLLFHARDRADEAIVDTPEARRRGWHRIALFAFFFQPSTLDTPTLGTAFQEAKSAPDRSRRAYFGLYPFYWQADWAASFEALHGGGRPFVAPVLQTLIFNRGLQEVQAWVDQVCQWQFEQVIPCHLTAPIAMGPTEFRAAFATILQPQTAQRDRPLPTRDFAFLKALDEGLVRRGITPPANAATAPQDVL, from the coding sequence CGATTTCGCAGCGGCACAGCAATCAGCAAAAGCGCGATCGCGCTTGGCCCTTTTGGCCCGTCGTACCACTCTATCCTTACGGTCAGCGACCCACCCTCATGCAAGAGGTGGTGCCAGGCACAATCTGGACGTTTGACCAGTACCAAGGCATTTTTTATGTGGTGGTGCCCATTCGCATGACGGTGGTGCGGCTGCAAACTGGGGGCTTACTGGTTTACGCGCCAGTGGCTCCCACACGGGAATGTGTGGCCATGGTGCGATCGCTCGAAGCCCGTTACGGTACCGTCCGCTACATCATCCAGTCCACCACCACCGGAATTGAGCACAAGGTATTTGTCGGGCCATTTGCCCGGCGCTTTCCCCAGGCGCAGATTTACGTCGCGCCGAATCAGTGGAGTTTTCCACTCAATTTGCCGTTGAGCTGGTTGGGCTTGCCCGCCCAGCGCACCCAGATCTTGAGGGACGATCAACCGCTGCCGTTTGCCGATGAGTTTGACTGGGCGACTTTAGGCCCCATCAAGCTCGGGCTAGGGCCGTTTGTTGAGGTGGCCCTGTTTCACCGTGCGACCCGCACCCTGCTGTTGACCGATAGCCTGGTGTCGGTGCCCGCCGAGCCGCCAGCGGTGCTACATCTCGATCCCTTTCCGCTGCTATTTCATGCCCGCGATCGCGCCGATGAGGCGATCGTCGATACCCCTGAGGCGCGGCGACGGGGCTGGCATCGCATCGCTCTCTTCGCCTTTTTCTTTCAGCCCAGCACCCTCGATACGCCCACCCTCGGCACCGCTTTCCAAGAAGCGAAGTCGGCCCCAGACCGCTCGCGACGCGCGTACTTCGGTTTATACCCGTTCTATTGGCAAGCCGATTGGGCCGCCTCGTTCGAAGCGCTCCATGGCGGGGGGCGGCCCTTTGTGGCGCCCGTCTTACAAACGCTGATTTTTAACCGGGGCCTACAAGAGGTGCAAGCCTGGGTCGATCAAGTATGCCAATGGCAATTCGAACAGGTGATTCCTTGCCATCTCACCGCCCCAATCGCGATGGGGCCGACTGAGTTTCGAGCCGCGTTTGCGACGATTTTGCAACCGCAGACAGCCCAGCGCGATCGCCCCCTGCCTACCCGAGATTTCGCCTTTCTCAAAGCGCTGGATGAGGGCTTGGTCAGACGTGGCATTACGCCCCCTGCCAATGCCGCCACCGCCCCTCAAGATGTGCTGTAA
- a CDS encoding DUF190 domain-containing protein, with protein MKVWKQLSIYTSEGSRLGTRALHTAMIATALEQGLYSAIAVKSMEGFGPQMAIPTANHMALDSDLPIEVRIIDEPERINEFLASQRDTLGTCVVVLRDIEIFWAPQS; from the coding sequence ATGAAAGTGTGGAAACAACTGAGCATTTATACCAGCGAAGGGAGTCGGCTAGGCACTCGGGCGCTGCACACGGCCATGATTGCGACCGCTTTGGAGCAGGGGCTCTACAGCGCGATCGCCGTCAAATCGATGGAAGGCTTTGGGCCACAGATGGCGATTCCCACGGCGAACCATATGGCCCTGGATTCGGACTTGCCTATCGAGGTCCGAATTATCGACGAACCTGAGCGCATTAACGAATTTCTGGCCAGTCAGCGCGACACCTTGGGCACCTGCGTCGTGGTTCTGCGCGATATCGAAATCTTCTGGGCTCCCCAGTCATAA
- a CDS encoding ParA family protein — MIVTVTSFKGGVGKTTTAIHLATFLQGQAETLLIDADPNRSSLGWASRGELPFPVLDEWHPDVVSAAYQHIVIDTQARPTQEDLATLTAACDVLVLPTTTDVMALEALVLTVNTLKTIPTARYRILLTSMPPKPTKAEAEVRSLLAEAQLPVFQQGIRRYSVYQKAAKAGVPVYAAKDAKAENAWQDYEAVGQELLKDGEYPAPPGGA; from the coding sequence ATGATCGTGACGGTGACGAGCTTTAAGGGCGGAGTCGGTAAAACGACCACCGCGATTCACCTGGCGACCTTTTTGCAGGGCCAGGCCGAAACGTTGTTGATTGACGCCGACCCGAATCGCTCTTCCTTAGGCTGGGCGAGCCGAGGGGAGTTGCCTTTTCCGGTATTGGATGAGTGGCACCCTGACGTGGTGAGTGCGGCCTACCAACACATCGTGATCGACACCCAAGCCCGCCCAACGCAAGAGGATCTGGCGACGCTGACGGCAGCCTGTGATGTGCTCGTATTGCCGACGACGACGGACGTGATGGCTCTGGAAGCCCTGGTGCTGACGGTGAATACGCTCAAAACCATTCCCACCGCCCGCTACCGCATCTTGCTCACCTCGATGCCGCCGAAACCGACGAAAGCGGAAGCGGAAGTGCGATCGCTCTTGGCCGAAGCCCAACTTCCCGTTTTTCAACAGGGCATTCGACGTTATAGCGTGTATCAAAAAGCGGCCAAGGCCGGGGTGCCGGTTTATGCGGCCAAAGATGCCAAAGCTGAGAACGCCTGGCAAGATTATGAAGCCGTTGGTCAAGAGCTGCTCAAGGATGGGGAATACCCGGCCCCGCCAGGTGGGGCGTGA
- a CDS encoding diacylglycerol/polyprenol kinase family protein produces the protein MLETLLDSTHWSGLMAQVVLVGAWLGVVGVISESLYLTKSVSVEITRKIVHIGAGNVILLAWWLHTPAWMGIAASLLFSLVALLSYWLPILPGINSVGRTSLGTFFYAVSIGLLTATFWEGSPEFTMLGILTMTWGDGMAAIIGQSLGRHRYTVWDMTKSWEGTSTMLLVSFGVSLGVLSIVHGLTPTIAAIALLTALTATFLESFARWGLDNLTVPLGSAFLAYGLWQWWG, from the coding sequence TTGTTAGAGACGCTGCTAGATTCGACCCATTGGTCTGGCCTGATGGCCCAGGTGGTGTTGGTGGGCGCTTGGTTGGGCGTCGTCGGCGTCATCTCCGAAAGTCTCTACTTAACCAAATCCGTCTCGGTGGAAATCACCCGCAAAATCGTCCACATCGGGGCGGGCAACGTCATTTTGTTGGCCTGGTGGCTGCACACCCCAGCTTGGATGGGCATAGCCGCCTCCTTACTCTTCAGTCTCGTGGCATTGCTCTCTTACTGGCTGCCAATTCTGCCGGGCATTAACAGTGTGGGACGCACCAGTCTGGGCACGTTCTTCTATGCGGTGAGCATTGGCTTGCTGACCGCGACGTTTTGGGAGGGCTCCCCCGAGTTCACCATGCTGGGCATTTTGACCATGACCTGGGGCGACGGCATGGCGGCCATTATCGGCCAGTCGCTGGGGCGACATCGCTACACCGTGTGGGACATGACCAAAAGCTGGGAGGGCACCAGCACCATGCTGTTGGTGAGCTTTGGGGTGAGTCTGGGGGTGTTGTCCATCGTTCACGGGCTGACCCCCACGATTGCAGCGATCGCCCTCCTCACCGCCCTCACTGCCACCTTTTTGGAATCTTTTGCGCGCTGGGGTTTAGACAATCTCACCGTACCGCTGGGAAGCGCATTTCTGGCCTATGGGCTGTGGCAATGGTGGGGCTGA